A portion of the Stegostoma tigrinum isolate sSteTig4 chromosome 46, sSteTig4.hap1, whole genome shotgun sequence genome contains these proteins:
- the LOC125449567 gene encoding palmitoyltransferase ZDHHC5-like yields MDPLKAQQLAAELEVEMMADMYNSSYNPCVPVISSFYITASSLHSSTFDLLTLLKISRGEAMKEPLPNDESSRSQSYKSEPNLESDACRSPTIYKSFQFEPVSNGSRSSSLKSAHGGGFEMSHLQSIRSEATTSTSYKSLANQTRNGSMSYDSLATPSGSPEAESPCPVPGPEPTGYHSPFMSAKITQQREADLHRYPLAPGAYGAPSHCPRDPPAISSDSRSRQEREKLLRTEETPAVTAHHHHHQHHTRISMSSDDTRRSPGLKSPTQRTTPPLVSSTSSSSSSQSGGAPGQPTRFSRVSEGGAHTPRVRSMCSPEAPPSSSAMGKSTSYVVARPPYGAALDTSEVLATTHPLLAPKDEVRMKGSHSKSNGQPKSLSKADSRQTSPPPCPGAASGAPLSPSKGVKKVSGVGGTTYEISV; encoded by the exons ATGGACCCCCTCAAGGCGCAGCAGTTGGCAGCCGAGCTGGAGGTGGAAATGATGGCCGACATGTACAACAG CTCCTATAACCCATGTGTTCCTGTAATCTCCAGCTTCTACATCACTGCAAGTTCTCTGCACTCTTCTACTTTTGATCTCTTGA CTCTGCTGAAG ATTTCCAGAGGTGAAGCTATGAAGGAACCTTTGCCTAATGATGAGAGCAGCAGGAGTCAGAGCTACAAATCGGAGCCCAACCTGGAGTCAGATGCATGCCGTTCACCAACCATCTATAAGAGCTTCCAGTTTGAGCCTGTTTCCAATGGCTCGCGCTCGTCCAGTCTGAAGTCAGCTCATGGTGGAGGCTTTGAGATGAGCCATCTACAGTCCATTCGCTCTGAGGCAACCACCTCTACCTCTTATAAGAGCTTGGCCAACCAGACCCGTAATGGAAGCATGTCCTATGACAGCTTGGCCACCCCCTCAGGTAGCCCAGAAGCAGAGTCACCCTGCCCAGTGCCAGGTCCTGAGCCAACGGGCTACCATTCACCCTTTATGTCAGCCAAGATTACTCAGCAAAGGGAGGCGGACCTCCACCGCTACCCGCTAGCTCCTGGTGCATATGGAGCCCCTTCCCACTGCCCCAGGGACCCTCCAGCTATCTCTTCCGACAGCCGGTCACGACAGGAGCGGGAAAAACTGCTGCGAACAGAGGAGACGCCCGCTGTCACtgcccaccatcaccatcaccagcaTCATACCCGGATCAGTATGTCCTCTGATGACACCAGGCGCTCACCTGGCCTTAAAAGTCCAACCCAGCGAACCACGCCTCCACTAGTCTCTTCgacctcttcctcctcctcttctcagtctgGTGGAGCCCCTGGTCAACCTACACGTTTCTCCAGGGTCTCTGAGGGTGGTGCACACACCCCCAGAGTGCGCTCCATGTGCTCACCTGAGGCTCCCCCCTCCTCTTCTGCCATGGGCAAGTCAACATCCTATGTGGTTGCACGGCCTCCTTATGGAGCTGCATTGGACACCAGTGAAGTACTGGCAACAACGCACCCATTATTGGCTCCCAA AGACGAGGTGAGGATGAAGGGTTCCCACAGCAAAAGCAATGGACAGCCCAAAAGTCTGAGTAAGGCAGATTCGCGGCagacctcaccaccaccttgcccTGGGGCTGCCAGTGGAGCACCCCTGAGCCCCAGTAAAGGTGTGAAAAAAGTCTCAGGAGTTGGAGGGACCACCTATGAAATCTCTGTGTGA